In the Oscillospiraceae bacterium genome, one interval contains:
- a CDS encoding dihydropteridine reductase gives MNTDKIIAESIAKDYAPKESSKIVALKKLDNKAKLPANIFTYSFGIVSSLVFGTGMCLAMQVIGRGWVGMVLGIIIGIIGLIGCSINYPIYKKMLEKDKAKYAYEIVELARQISEE, from the coding sequence ATGAACACAGATAAAATTATTGCTGAATCTATAGCAAAGGACTATGCACCAAAAGAAAGTTCCAAAATCGTTGCCCTTAAAAAGTTGGATAACAAAGCAAAACTTCCTGCTAATATTTTCACATACTCGTTTGGCATCGTTTCCTCACTTGTATTTGGTACTGGTATGTGTTTGGCAATGCAGGTAATCGGCAGAGGTTGGGTTGGCATGGTTCTTGGTATTATAATTGGTATTATTGGTCTAATCGGTTGCAGCATCAATTATCCCATCTACAAGAAGATGCTTGAAAAGGACAAAGCCAAATATGCTTATGAAATTGTAGAACTTGCTCGCCAAATCAGTGAAGAGTAA
- a CDS encoding serine/threonine protein phosphatase codes for MAIFAISDLHLPFGINKPMNVFGKAWEDYTDKLYENWNNYVTDEDTVILPGDFSWATYLEQSVADFQFLESLPGKKIIAKGNHDYFFTTMSKMEKFLFEQGFSSVQILHNNFFLVENTLICGSRGWDITAHGEEDEKLTHREAIRLALSIEAAKKEHPELPVVAFLHYPPIYKQNPETNNPIREILEKYEIKHCYYGHLHAKGIENAFVGEYNGVNYQLISADFLEFMPLKIKE; via the coding sequence ATGGCAATTTTTGCAATTTCGGATTTGCATCTTCCCTTTGGTATCAACAAACCGATGAACGTGTTTGGAAAAGCCTGGGAAGACTACACCGATAAGTTATATGAAAATTGGAATAATTATGTTACCGATGAGGATACGGTGATTTTACCCGGTGATTTTTCCTGGGCAACTTATCTGGAGCAATCGGTGGCAGATTTTCAGTTTTTAGAATCACTTCCGGGCAAAAAAATTATTGCCAAAGGGAATCACGATTACTTTTTTACCACCATGTCTAAAATGGAAAAATTTTTGTTTGAGCAAGGATTTTCTTCTGTGCAAATTCTTCATAACAATTTCTTTTTGGTGGAAAATACCTTGATATGCGGAAGCCGTGGCTGGGATATTACTGCCCACGGGGAAGAAGATGAAAAATTGACCCATCGGGAAGCAATCCGCTTAGCGTTGTCCATTGAGGCAGCAAAAAAGGAGCATCCCGAGCTTCCTGTTGTGGCATTTTTACATTATCCGCCGATTTATAAACAGAATCCCGAAACGAACAATCCTATTCGGGAAATTTTGGAAAAGTATGAAATTAAACACTGTTACTACGGTCATCTTCATGCAAAGGGCATTGAAAATGCTTTTGTAGGTGAATATAACGGAGTGAACTATCAACTGATTTCAGCAGATTTTTTAGAATTTATGCCCTTAAAAATTAAAGAATAA
- a CDS encoding TetR/AcrR family transcriptional regulator, whose product MKEGAFLNKSESKYFNTAVRFDKALLFLLEKKPFEYITIREICEKAEVNRSTFYLHYENTVDLLKETIRYVLDNFCSYFSSDVVSDDIEKIATKYENCDLQELDFINEKYLHPYLLFIKENQRVFSAMLSQPKTFDTTEIFHRLFDNVFKPILDRFHYPRDEQNYVMMFYLNGITAIIAEWLKDDCQKSIEDISMIIQGCIHGRKWQIPIY is encoded by the coding sequence ATGAAAGAAGGTGCCTTTTTGAATAAATCAGAAAGCAAATACTTTAATACTGCGGTGAGATTTGATAAGGCACTCCTTTTCTTGCTCGAAAAGAAACCGTTTGAGTATATAACAATTCGTGAGATTTGTGAAAAGGCGGAGGTTAACCGTTCAACCTTTTATCTTCACTATGAAAACACAGTTGATTTATTGAAAGAAACTATAAGATATGTGTTGGACAACTTTTGTTCCTATTTTTCTTCTGATGTAGTTTCAGATGACATAGAAAAAATAGCAACAAAATATGAGAACTGTGATTTGCAGGAACTAGATTTTATTAACGAGAAGTACCTGCATCCATACCTTTTATTTATCAAAGAGAATCAGCGGGTGTTTTCAGCAATGCTGTCACAACCAAAAACATTTGATACAACAGAAATTTTTCATAGGTTGTTTGACAATGTATTTAAACCCATATTGGACAGATTTCACTACCCAAGAGATGAACAGAACTATGTTATGATGTTCTATCTCAACGGCATTACCGCAATCATTGCGGAGTGGTTGAAGGATGATTGTCAAAAAAGTATTGAAGACATTTCTATGATCATTCAAGGTTGTATTCACGGAAGGAAATGGCAAATCCCAATTTATTGA
- a CDS encoding threonine synthase yields MQYNSTRNKEYKVASAMAMKQGLSADGGLFVPEVFPALTKEIYEKLMNQSYIQRAATVLGLFLEDFTVEELEVYCEKAYGNGKFGAGEPTTIHYTDDKTAYLELWHGPTCAFKDMALQMLPHLLTASVKKTGDDRTVCILVATSGDTGKAALDGFADVDGTKVVVFYPKDGVSEIQKLQMVTQKGNNVFVSGVVGNFDDAQTGVKTIFTDESYREELNEKGIILSSANSMNWGRLVPQVVYYISAYCDLVKAGKITLGDTFNVCVPTGNFGNILAAYYAKKMGLPVGKLICASNCNNVLTDFINTGVYNRNREFHLTMSPSMDILISSNLERYLYDISGKDDAYISTIMKQLSEKGSYEVTDRMKETIKNDFFAGYASEEDTLAEIKKTFQEEDYLMDTHTAVASYVLKKYREETEDQKICVIASTASPYKFNENVLNALEQNKPCEDEFERLALLKEISGLEIPKQLWELKTEEQRFLSACEKTSMKETVTKFLS; encoded by the coding sequence ATGCAATACAACAGTACAAGAAATAAGGAATATAAAGTAGCATCGGCGATGGCGATGAAGCAAGGTTTATCTGCCGATGGCGGCTTATTTGTGCCGGAAGTGTTTCCAGCACTGACTAAAGAAATTTATGAGAAATTGATGAATCAGAGCTACATTCAGCGTGCAGCAACCGTTTTAGGTTTGTTTTTAGAAGATTTTACCGTGGAAGAGCTGGAAGTTTATTGCGAAAAAGCATACGGAAACGGTAAATTTGGAGCAGGAGAACCCACTACGATTCATTATACAGACGATAAGACTGCTTACTTAGAATTATGGCACGGGCCCACCTGTGCATTTAAGGATATGGCATTACAGATGTTGCCTCATCTGTTAACCGCATCTGTGAAAAAGACAGGAGATGACCGTACCGTTTGTATTTTAGTTGCAACCAGTGGTGATACCGGGAAAGCTGCATTAGACGGCTTTGCCGATGTGGATGGCACCAAAGTGGTGGTGTTCTATCCTAAGGATGGTGTTTCTGAGATTCAGAAACTGCAGATGGTAACCCAAAAAGGGAACAACGTGTTTGTTTCCGGCGTAGTGGGCAACTTTGACGATGCGCAGACCGGCGTAAAAACCATTTTTACCGATGAATCATATCGGGAAGAATTAAATGAAAAAGGGATTATTTTATCCTCTGCAAACTCTATGAACTGGGGCAGACTGGTGCCTCAGGTGGTATATTACATTTCTGCTTACTGTGATTTGGTGAAAGCAGGTAAAATTACTTTGGGAGATACCTTTAACGTATGCGTGCCCACAGGAAACTTTGGTAACATTTTAGCAGCATATTATGCGAAAAAGATGGGACTTCCCGTTGGAAAACTGATTTGTGCATCCAACTGCAATAACGTGTTGACCGATTTTATCAATACCGGTGTTTATAACCGTAACAGAGAATTTCATCTGACCATGTCTCCTTCTATGGATATTCTAATTTCTTCCAATTTAGAGCGATATTTATATGATATCAGCGGAAAAGATGATGCATATATCAGCACCATTATGAAACAACTTTCCGAAAAAGGAAGCTATGAAGTAACCGATCGTATGAAAGAAACTATCAAAAACGATTTCTTTGCAGGATATGCTTCCGAAGAAGACACTTTAGCAGAAATCAAGAAAACATTCCAAGAAGAAGACTATTTGATGGATACCCATACTGCGGTGGCATCCTACGTGTTAAAGAAATACCGTGAAGAAACTGAAGACCAAAAAATTTGTGTGATTGCATCCACTGCAAGTCCCTATAAATTCAATGAAAACGTGCTGAATGCATTAGAGCAGAATAAACCCTGCGAAGATGAATTTGAGCGTTTGGCATTATTAAAAGAAATTTCGGGCTTAGAAATTCCCAAACAGCTTTGGGAACTTAAGACCGAAGAGCAACGGTTCCTATCTGCTTGTGAAAAAACATCTATGAAGGAAACTGTTACCAAGTTTTTATCATAA